The sequence AGAAGATCGGCGCCATCGACCAGTCGCTGCTCGACAGCGCGCGTCAGGCCCACATCTTCGGTGCCCCGCTGGCCGCGAAGTTCACGGACAGTGCTGACAAGGTCGCCTCTCTCCAGGCTTCGCTGGCCGACGTCCGCGTCGTCACCGCGATCATGATCGTGATGATGTCCGCGTCGCAGTTCTTCACGCAGCGCCAGCTGATGACGAAGAACGTCGACCTGACGGTGAAGACCCCGTACATGCAGCAGCAGAAGATGCTGATGTACATCTTCCCGGTCATCTTCGCCGTGATGGGTATCAACTTCCCCGTCGGTGTCCTCGTCTACTGGCTGACCACCAACGTCTGGACCATGGGTCAGCAGATGTACGTGATCAACCAGAACCCGACGCCGGGCAGCAAGGCGCAGGACCAGTACCTGGGGCGTCTGCTGAAGAGCGTGACCGCTCATGGCGAGGTCCGCGGCCGGACCAGGCGCAACATGATCAAGCGGATCGTCGCCAAGGGCCCGGACCGCAATGACATCGAGCGCAAGTTCATCACCGGTCTGGGCAAGCTGGGTCTCGCGGCTCAGGAGGACGGCACGGTGGCCAAGAGCGATACGGCCGTGGCCGAGGCCGAGGGCGGCGGTGCGCAGAAGCGGCACCAGCCCAAGCGGCAGACCAAGGCGAAGCGCCAGACCGGGGCCGCCACGGCCGGTGGTGCCAAGGATTCCGACCCGGCCGATTCGGCCGAGAAGGGCTCCAAGACCTCGCTGGAGAAGAGCGACGCCTCGCAGGACGACGACAAGCCGAAGGCGGCGGGCAAGCCCGCGTCCGGCTCCTCACGCCAAGCCAAGTCCGGACAGCGCAAGGGCCCGCAGCGGCCCAAGCACCCGTCCAAGAAGTAAGAAGGAGTCCATCCGTGACGGAAGGCACCACCTCCACGGCCGCTGAGGGCAGCGACACTCTGACCCGCCTTGAGCAGGAAGGGGAGATCGCAGCCGATTACCTTGAGGGCCTGCTCGACATCGCCGACCTGGACGGCGACATCGACATGGACGTCGAGGCGGACCGGGCCGCGGTCTCGATCATCAGCGACTCGGCACGTGAACTGCAGAAGCTCGTGGGGCGCGACGGCGAGGTGCTGGAGGCGCTTCAGGAGCTGACGCGGCTGGCCGTCCACCGGGAGACCGGTGACCGGAGCCGTCTGATGCTCGACATCGGCGGCTTCCGGGCCAAGAAGCGCGAGA is a genomic window of Streptomyces sp. NBC_01237 containing:
- the yidC gene encoding membrane protein insertase YidC; its protein translation is MDTIASLFSFITTPVSWVIVQFHKLYGAMFGDDTGWAWGLSIVSLVVLIRICLIPLFVKQIKSTRNMQVLQPKMKAIQERYKNDKQRQSEEMMKLYKETGTNPLSSCLPILAQSPFFFALYHVLSAIASGKKIGAIDQSLLDSARQAHIFGAPLAAKFTDSADKVASLQASLADVRVVTAIMIVMMSASQFFTQRQLMTKNVDLTVKTPYMQQQKMLMYIFPVIFAVMGINFPVGVLVYWLTTNVWTMGQQMYVINQNPTPGSKAQDQYLGRLLKSVTAHGEVRGRTRRNMIKRIVAKGPDRNDIERKFITGLGKLGLAAQEDGTVAKSDTAVAEAEGGGAQKRHQPKRQTKAKRQTGAATAGGAKDSDPADSAEKGSKTSLEKSDASQDDDKPKAAGKPASGSSRQAKSGQRKGPQRPKHPSKK
- a CDS encoding Jag family protein — its product is MTEGTTSTAAEGSDTLTRLEQEGEIAADYLEGLLDIADLDGDIDMDVEADRAAVSIISDSARELQKLVGRDGEVLEALQELTRLAVHRETGDRSRLMLDIGGFRAKKREILAALGAKAADEVKTSGEPKKLDPMTPFERKVVHDAVAAAGLRSESEGEEPQRFVVVLPA